One region of Natronorubrum aibiense genomic DNA includes:
- a CDS encoding DUF4382 domain-containing protein produces MERRTIQLVLVAVLVTTAGCVGGLGGEPASDSATDDSSSDGAGTVAFYVSDEPNRIDDFEHLNVTITKVGFKQTKAAADDGNESTGDAVNGTDADDADEGNETAENDTDADGAADERWLEYDVDERTVDLTELKGENATVVDEFDLPAGAYETVFIYVSDTEGVLTDGTETNVKLPSEKLKLQTPFTVGDGDSIDFVYDIAPHKAGQSGKYILKPVIGQSGTGDDVEIRDIDADDRDADDANATSEQENKNAAEDEDERADGNGDEQDRSDDEAGTDERATDDSMTS; encoded by the coding sequence ATGGAAAGACGTACGATCCAACTGGTACTGGTTGCAGTCCTCGTCACCACCGCTGGCTGTGTCGGCGGTCTCGGCGGGGAGCCTGCGAGTGACTCGGCGACCGACGACTCCTCGAGCGACGGTGCGGGCACGGTCGCGTTTTACGTGAGCGACGAGCCGAATCGGATCGACGACTTCGAGCACCTGAACGTGACGATCACGAAGGTCGGCTTCAAGCAGACTAAGGCGGCGGCCGACGACGGCAACGAGTCGACTGGCGACGCCGTCAACGGGACCGACGCGGACGATGCCGACGAGGGGAACGAAACCGCCGAGAACGACACAGACGCCGACGGCGCGGCCGACGAGCGCTGGCTCGAGTACGACGTCGACGAACGGACGGTCGATCTCACCGAGTTGAAAGGGGAGAACGCGACCGTCGTCGACGAGTTCGACCTCCCGGCCGGAGCGTACGAGACGGTCTTCATCTACGTCAGCGACACCGAGGGAGTCCTAACCGACGGCACCGAGACGAACGTGAAACTGCCGAGCGAGAAACTGAAGCTCCAGACTCCGTTCACCGTCGGCGACGGCGACTCGATCGACTTCGTGTACGACATCGCCCCTCACAAAGCCGGGCAGAGCGGGAAATACATCCTCAAGCCGGTGATCGGGCAGAGCGGAACGGGCGACGACGTCGAAATTCGCGATATCGATGCGGATGACAGGGATGCCGACGACGCGAACGCCACCAGCGAGCAGGAGAATAAAAACGCCGCCGAGGATGAGGACGAGCGAGCCGACGGGAACGGCGATGAACAGGATAGAAGCGACGATGAGGCCGGAACTGACGAGCGCGCCACCGACGATTCGATGACGAGCTAG
- a CDS encoding DUF6069 family protein codes for MASETAGSTAEKTAAVKDLTLAGAGALVLSLVINWLIVFGANTVGIAPELDALTYGPVTLFTTLGVVGATITYGALTRIATNPDRLFVVVAAIILVLSLIPDFTVIPDQPGGSLVAGAILGVMHVTTAVICVGVLTR; via the coding sequence ATGGCTTCAGAAACAGCGGGTTCCACAGCGGAGAAAACAGCCGCTGTGAAAGACCTTACGCTGGCGGGAGCGGGAGCGCTCGTGCTTTCACTGGTCATCAACTGGCTTATCGTGTTCGGGGCGAACACCGTCGGTATCGCCCCAGAATTAGACGCGCTAACGTATGGGCCAGTAACGTTGTTTACAACTCTTGGCGTCGTCGGTGCAACGATAACCTACGGTGCTCTGACGCGAATCGCTACCAACCCCGATCGACTATTCGTCGTCGTCGCAGCGATCATTCTCGTCCTGTCGTTAATTCCTGACTTCACAGTGATCCCCGATCAGCCCGGTGGAAGCCTCGTAGCCGGCGCCATTCTCGGCGTGATGCACGTCACGACGGCAGTCATCTGTGTCGGCGTGCTAACCCGCTGA